The Mesorhizobium sp. M1D.F.Ca.ET.043.01.1.1 genome contains a region encoding:
- the hemA gene encoding 5-aminolevulinate synthase — protein sequence MNYQRFFEDAIDQLHAERRYRVFADLERMVGKFPRAIWRSGGRAQEITVWCSNDYLGMGQNPDVIAAFQTAAGKMGSGAGGTRNISGTSNPLVELEHELADLHDKEAALVFTSGFVSNEASISTIARLLPNCLVLSDELNHASMIEGVRRSGAEKKIFRHNDVAHLESLLQAAGRERAKLIVFESVYSMDGDIAPIRQIVELAERYNAMTYIDEVHAVGMYGARGGGITEREGLADRIDIIEGTLAKAFGTLGGYITGASAVIDAVRSYAPGFIFTTALPPAIAAAATTSIRHLKRSQAEREAQQRQAARTKQVLAAAGLPVMESATHIVPVLVGDPELCKMASDRLLGVHGIYIQPINYPTVPRGTERLRITPTPFHSDALIAELQDALVETWDALGIPYATSGRPAVAKSDRIIPLLVQQAGG from the coding sequence ATGAATTACCAGCGGTTCTTCGAAGACGCGATCGACCAGCTCCATGCCGAGCGGCGCTACCGCGTTTTCGCCGACCTCGAGCGCATGGTGGGCAAGTTCCCGCGCGCCATCTGGCGCTCAGGCGGCCGCGCCCAGGAAATCACCGTCTGGTGCTCCAACGACTATCTCGGCATGGGCCAGAACCCGGACGTGATTGCCGCCTTCCAGACCGCGGCCGGCAAGATGGGCTCGGGCGCCGGCGGCACCCGCAACATCTCCGGCACCTCCAACCCGCTGGTCGAGCTCGAGCATGAGCTGGCCGACCTGCACGACAAGGAAGCAGCGCTTGTCTTCACCTCCGGCTTCGTCTCCAACGAGGCCTCGATCTCGACCATCGCCAGGCTGTTGCCCAACTGCCTGGTGCTCTCGGACGAATTGAACCACGCCTCGATGATCGAGGGCGTGCGCCGCTCGGGCGCCGAAAAGAAGATCTTCCGCCACAACGATGTCGCGCATCTGGAAAGCCTGCTGCAGGCGGCGGGGCGCGAGCGCGCCAAGCTGATCGTCTTCGAAAGCGTCTATTCGATGGACGGCGACATCGCGCCGATCAGGCAGATCGTCGAGCTCGCCGAGCGCTACAACGCCATGACCTATATCGACGAGGTGCATGCGGTGGGCATGTACGGCGCGCGCGGCGGCGGCATCACCGAGCGCGAAGGGCTGGCCGACCGCATCGACATCATCGAGGGCACCTTGGCCAAGGCCTTCGGCACGCTGGGCGGCTACATCACCGGCGCCAGCGCCGTGATCGACGCGGTGCGCTCCTACGCGCCGGGCTTCATCTTCACCACCGCGCTGCCGCCGGCGATCGCGGCGGCCGCCACCACCTCGATCCGGCATCTGAAGCGCTCGCAGGCCGAGCGCGAGGCGCAGCAGCGCCAGGCGGCCAGGACCAAGCAGGTGCTTGCCGCTGCCGGCCTGCCGGTGATGGAATCGGCCACCCATATCGTGCCGGTGCTGGTCGGCGATCCCGAGCTGTGCAAGATGGCCAGCGACCGCCTGCTCGGCGTCCACGGCATCTACATCCAGCCGATCAACTACCCGACGGTGCCGCGCGGCACCGAGCGGCTGCGCATCACGCCGACGCCGTTCCATTCCGACGCGCTGATCGCCGAACTGCAGGATGCGCTGGTCGAGACCTGGGACGCGCTCGGCATCCCCTATGCCACCTCCGGTCGTCCGGCCGTCGCCAAGAGCGACCGCATCATTCCGTTGCTGGTGCAACAGGCGGGCGGATAA
- a CDS encoding PAS domain-containing sensor histidine kinase, with protein sequence MFEQAPGFMTLLGEPGHVFQLTNAAYQKLIGERPVIGKSVRQALPELEGQGFFERLDRVYETGEPYVGRGVKVIYRNAETGAAEEHILDFVYQPIRAKDGRITGIFVQGTDVSDLSFANASLQLREDHLRSILATVPDAMIVIDESGLIQSFSAAAETLFGYKSAEVIGQNVKLLMPSPYRQEHDNYMQRYLTTGERRIIGLGRTVTGMRKDGSTFPMELAVGEMHPGTGRFFTGFCRDLTERHRTEARMQEQQQELLHMARFTALGEMASTLAHEINQPLTAITNYLKGSRRLLEKSQDDNAVILREAVEKAADQALRAGDVIRRLRDFVARGESERQVERLPTLIEDASSLALVGAREADVRVTYELDPAAELVLTDRIQIQQVLLNLMRNAVEAMQGQPRRELRIATAARHDGMAEVSVVDTGPGLAPEVSAQLFQPFVTTKKQGMGVGLSICRTIIESHGGHIWAEPALGGGTSFRFTLRAVEKEEVASGR encoded by the coding sequence ATGTTCGAGCAGGCTCCGGGCTTCATGACCCTGCTCGGCGAGCCGGGCCATGTTTTCCAATTGACCAATGCCGCCTATCAGAAGCTGATCGGCGAGCGGCCGGTGATCGGCAAATCGGTTCGGCAGGCCTTGCCGGAACTGGAGGGCCAGGGATTCTTCGAACGGCTGGACCGTGTCTACGAAACCGGCGAGCCCTATGTGGGCCGCGGCGTAAAAGTCATCTACCGCAATGCCGAAACCGGAGCGGCGGAGGAACATATCCTCGACTTCGTCTATCAGCCGATCAGGGCGAAGGACGGCCGGATCACGGGCATATTCGTGCAAGGCACGGATGTCAGCGATCTGTCTTTCGCCAACGCCTCGCTGCAATTGCGCGAGGATCATCTGCGCTCGATCCTGGCGACTGTTCCCGACGCGATGATCGTCATCGACGAGAGCGGTCTTATCCAATCCTTCAGCGCGGCGGCCGAGACCCTGTTTGGCTACAAGTCCGCCGAGGTCATCGGCCAGAACGTCAAGCTTCTGATGCCTTCGCCGTACCGGCAGGAGCACGACAACTACATGCAGCGCTACCTGACGACGGGAGAGCGCCGCATCATCGGCCTCGGCCGCACCGTCACGGGGATGCGCAAGGATGGCTCGACCTTCCCGATGGAACTCGCGGTCGGCGAGATGCACCCCGGAACGGGCCGCTTCTTCACCGGCTTCTGCCGCGATCTGACCGAGCGCCACCGAACCGAAGCCAGGATGCAGGAGCAGCAGCAGGAACTGCTGCATATGGCGCGGTTCACCGCGCTCGGCGAGATGGCCTCGACATTGGCGCATGAGATAAACCAGCCGCTGACCGCCATCACCAACTATCTCAAAGGCAGCCGGCGCCTGCTGGAGAAGAGCCAGGACGACAATGCCGTCATCCTGCGCGAAGCCGTCGAAAAGGCGGCCGATCAAGCCTTGCGCGCCGGCGATGTCATCCGTCGGCTGCGGGATTTCGTCGCCAGGGGCGAGAGCGAGCGTCAGGTGGAACGCCTCCCGACCCTCATCGAGGACGCCTCCTCGCTCGCACTGGTCGGCGCCAGGGAAGCGGATGTGCGCGTCACATATGAGCTCGACCCGGCAGCCGAACTGGTACTCACCGACCGCATCCAGATCCAGCAGGTGTTGCTGAACCTGATGAGGAACGCGGTTGAGGCCATGCAGGGGCAGCCCCGCCGCGAGTTGCGCATCGCCACCGCGGCGCGGCACGATGGCATGGCGGAGGTCAGTGTCGTGGACACCGGCCCGGGGTTGGCCCCCGAAGTGTCCGCGCAGCTGTTCCAGCCGTTTGTCACCACCAAGAAACAGGGGATGGGCGTCGGCTTGTCCATTTGTCGCACTATCATTGAATCGCATGGCGGTCATATCTGGGCAGAGCCTGCGCTCGGGGGAGGAACCTCGTTTCGCTTCACCCTGCGTGCCGTGGAAAAGGAAGAGGTCGCCAGTGGCCGGTGA
- a CDS encoding bifunctional aminoglycoside phosphotransferase/ATP-binding protein encodes MIVDNQDVVVGILKDPATYGEAGPVETIETHISRIFLVGRRAFKLKRAVRLPYVDFSTPELRVAACEKEVELNSRTAPGLYLDVRRIARAGDRLTLDGSGELVDAVIEMVRFDQSRLLDRMATAGNLTSALMTGVARMIAQYHRNAEVIHAGSGTANIGGVLEINSAGFATSHVFDREEIEALNAAFRDALARHASLLDRREAAGRVRRCHGDLHLRNICVFDGEPRLFDCIEFNDQIATVDVLYDLAFLLMDLWHRGFPQFANLVMNRYLDDADDEDGFILLPFFTAVRAAVRAHVTATQVEEGSSESTKLIAEARSYFELARALLAQTPPRLIAIGGLSGSGKTTIAEVLAPHIGAAPGARIVESDRIRKAMHGVPAETKLPDKAYRRGVSERVYRQIAWRAELILAEGGSVVADAVFDNPGDRDRIKRVANDRAIPFAGFWLMADPSVLWRRVSERKGGPSDATVDILSRQLQRDAGPLTWRKISANRDVAEITAEMMIFLEGAALSPVSLRKTGA; translated from the coding sequence ATGATCGTGGACAACCAGGACGTTGTCGTCGGGATATTGAAGGATCCTGCCACCTATGGCGAGGCTGGCCCCGTCGAGACGATCGAAACCCACATTTCCCGGATCTTCCTTGTGGGGCGGCGCGCATTCAAACTGAAGCGAGCGGTGAGGCTGCCCTATGTCGATTTTTCGACGCCGGAGTTGCGGGTCGCCGCGTGCGAAAAGGAAGTGGAGTTGAACTCCAGAACGGCACCCGGTCTTTATCTCGATGTCCGCCGCATCGCGCGCGCGGGAGATCGACTTACCCTGGATGGCTCAGGGGAACTGGTCGACGCGGTTATCGAGATGGTTCGCTTCGATCAGTCGAGGCTTCTCGATCGGATGGCCACCGCGGGAAACTTGACATCCGCGCTGATGACAGGCGTGGCGCGCATGATTGCGCAATATCACCGCAACGCGGAAGTGATCCATGCCGGCAGCGGGACGGCGAACATCGGCGGCGTGCTTGAGATCAATTCGGCCGGATTTGCAACAAGCCACGTGTTCGATCGAGAGGAGATCGAAGCGCTCAACGCGGCGTTTCGCGATGCCCTCGCCCGCCATGCCAGCCTGCTTGATCGGCGCGAAGCCGCAGGCCGGGTCCGCCGCTGCCATGGCGACCTGCATCTGCGCAACATCTGCGTCTTCGATGGCGAACCTCGCCTGTTCGATTGCATTGAGTTCAATGATCAGATCGCCACCGTCGATGTGCTCTACGACCTCGCTTTCCTGTTGATGGATTTGTGGCATCGTGGCTTCCCGCAATTCGCAAACCTGGTGATGAATCGCTATCTCGACGACGCCGACGACGAAGACGGCTTCATCCTGTTGCCGTTCTTCACGGCGGTCCGAGCAGCGGTGCGCGCGCATGTTACGGCAACGCAGGTCGAGGAAGGCAGCTCGGAGTCCACAAAGCTGATTGCCGAGGCAAGGTCTTATTTCGAGCTCGCGCGAGCCCTGCTCGCCCAGACGCCACCTCGGCTCATCGCGATCGGTGGCCTGAGCGGTTCAGGCAAGACGACGATCGCTGAAGTGCTTGCTCCTCACATCGGCGCGGCCCCAGGCGCCAGGATCGTCGAGAGCGATCGCATCCGCAAGGCCATGCACGGAGTGCCCGCTGAAACCAAACTTCCAGACAAGGCCTATCGGCGCGGTGTGTCGGAACGCGTCTATCGCCAGATTGCCTGGCGCGCCGAACTGATCCTCGCGGAAGGCGGCTCCGTCGTCGCCGACGCTGTTTTCGACAATCCAGGCGATCGCGACAGAATCAAGCGTGTCGCGAATGACAGGGCCATTCCTTTCGCGGGATTTTGGCTGATGGCCGATCCGTCAGTTCTTTGGCGTCGGGTCAGCGAGCGAAAGGGTGGTCCCTCCGATGCCACGGTCGACATCCTCTCGCGGCAATTGCAGCGCGATGCCGGTCCATTGACCTGGCGCAAGATCTCGGCAAACCGAGACGTCGCTGAGATCACGGCGGAGATGATGATTTTCCTTGAGGGCGCTGCTTTATCTCCAGTCAGCCTCAGGAAGACGGGGGCATAG
- a CDS encoding NAD(P)H-dependent oxidoreductase: MPRRILIVIGHPDPSPERLCRALAASYAEGAERAGHAVRKIDLALLEFPMLRTMQEFEHGAIPDNLKEAAEAVVWAEYIVFVFPLWLGTIPAMLKAFLEQVMRPGTAFAYPQKGEGFAKSLLRGRSAHLVVTMGMPAPVYRLWFLGHGLAGMRRSILNFVGIKPVRETLFGMVANASDAKRIGWLKQIRRLGERAI, encoded by the coding sequence ATGCCACGCCGCATACTCATTGTCATCGGCCATCCCGACCCTTCTCCCGAGCGACTCTGCCGCGCCTTGGCCGCCTCCTATGCCGAAGGCGCGGAACGGGCTGGCCATGCCGTGCGCAAGATCGACCTGGCCTTGCTGGAGTTTCCGATGCTTCGAACAATGCAGGAGTTCGAGCACGGGGCGATCCCCGACAATCTCAAGGAAGCGGCCGAGGCGGTCGTCTGGGCAGAGTATATCGTGTTTGTCTTTCCGCTTTGGCTGGGGACCATACCGGCCATGCTCAAGGCATTCCTCGAGCAGGTCATGCGGCCGGGCACGGCATTCGCCTACCCGCAAAAGGGTGAGGGTTTCGCCAAATCCTTGCTGCGTGGCCGCTCCGCGCACCTGGTCGTGACGATGGGCATGCCCGCGCCGGTCTATCGGCTCTGGTTCCTCGGCCATGGGCTTGCCGGCATGCGGCGCAGCATCCTCAACTTCGTCGGCATCAAGCCGGTGCGCGAGACCTTGTTCGGCATGGTCGCGAACGCCAGCGACGCGAAACGAATTGGCTGGCTCAAGCAGATCCGACGGTTGGGCGAACGCGCGATCTAG
- a CDS encoding pyridoxamine 5'-phosphate oxidase family protein: MDEEVRNKIVTLLDQHRIMTIATLRPDGWPQATTVGYANDGLTLYFLCGLDSQKAANLARDDRVSLTIDRDTPQVMEITGLSMAARAQAVEDRAEAEKVLRMLTLKYPEQVSLPGPMPAPEQVRIFRVVPTVISVLDYSKGFGHTDLVTC, translated from the coding sequence ATGGACGAAGAGGTCAGAAACAAGATCGTGACGCTGTTGGATCAGCACCGGATCATGACAATTGCAACTCTGAGGCCGGATGGCTGGCCGCAGGCGACGACCGTAGGGTACGCCAACGATGGTCTCACTCTCTACTTCCTCTGCGGTCTGGACAGCCAGAAGGCGGCGAATTTGGCGCGAGACGATCGCGTGTCCTTGACCATTGACCGCGACACCCCACAGGTGATGGAGATCACCGGACTTTCCATGGCGGCGCGCGCGCAGGCGGTCGAAGATCGGGCCGAAGCGGAAAAGGTTCTACGGATGCTGACGCTGAAGTATCCGGAGCAAGTCTCGCTGCCAGGGCCGATGCCCGCTCCGGAGCAGGTTCGCATATTCCGTGTAGTGCCTACGGTCATCTCGGTGCTCGATTACTCCAAGGGCTTTGGCCACACGGATCTCGTCACCTGCTGA
- the fixJ gene encoding response regulator FixJ, whose translation MAGDVVHVVDDDVDVRKSLGFLLATADFAIRLHESATAFLAAQSKEVEGCIVTDVRMPGIDGIEFLRQLRSRGLRVPVIVMTGHADVALAVQAMKEGAVDFIEKPFDDQLLIDAIRSALDNRTQAITTHPQSSEIRKNLATLSERERQVLDGLVSGLPNKTIAYDLGISPRTVEIHRANVMSKMGAGSLSHLVRMALIADH comes from the coding sequence GTGGCCGGTGATGTCGTGCATGTGGTCGACGACGATGTCGATGTTCGCAAGTCGCTGGGCTTCCTTCTGGCGACCGCGGATTTTGCGATACGCCTGCATGAATCGGCCACCGCGTTCCTGGCGGCGCAGTCCAAGGAAGTCGAAGGCTGTATCGTCACCGACGTGCGCATGCCCGGCATCGACGGCATCGAATTCCTGAGGCAATTGAGGTCCCGCGGTCTCAGGGTGCCGGTGATCGTAATGACGGGGCACGCCGACGTCGCCCTGGCTGTCCAGGCGATGAAGGAGGGTGCCGTCGATTTCATCGAAAAGCCGTTCGACGATCAGCTCCTCATCGACGCAATCCGTTCCGCCCTGGACAACCGCACGCAGGCGATCACCACACACCCGCAGTCGAGCGAGATCCGCAAGAACCTTGCCACGCTGTCGGAACGGGAGCGTCAGGTGCTCGACGGGCTCGTCTCCGGCTTGCCGAACAAAACCATCGCCTATGATCTTGGGATCAGCCCGCGCACGGTCGAAATCCATCGCGCCAACGTGATGAGCAAGATGGGCGCCGGCAGCCTGTCGCATCTTGTGCGCATGGCATTGATCGCCGACCATTGA
- a CDS encoding bifunctional acetate--CoA ligase family protein/GNAT family N-acetyltransferase — protein MTIRNLEYAVFPRSVAVVGASGRVGSVGRVVFGNIVGGGFEGEIWPVNPKHSQVAGHRCWAKVADLPGIPDLAVIVTPPETVPGIVRELAEKGAQAAVVITAGLNHENGLRQAMLDAAKPSLMRIIGPNTVGLMVPPAKLNASFAHMAAEPGNIALISQSGAIATSLIDWAAENNVGFSRIISLGDMADVDVGDCLDMLAGDFHTRAIVMYLETIPNPRKFMSAARAAARLKPVIAIKPGRHEQAAKAAATHTGALSGVDRVVDAALRRAGVLRVKDLAELLDAAETIARYSPLERARVGIVTNGGGAGVLAVDKLVDRGGELAVPAPSTIERLNRFLPPTWSHANPIDIVGDAAPERYGAALEAMAADSGTDVILVMNCPTGLGSSPDAARKVAELGDAGEIGGKPLLACWLGEHTAREGRRILTEAGIASFETPEDAAIAAFYLGEWSQAQRALLRTPSGQREGVVDGKATAQPIFRQVASEGRRMLTEPEAKSAIAAYGIQVPRTIVAHSAAEVSQAASQLLETSERVVVKLLSRTVSHKSDVGGVVLDIATAEEAEEAAKSIETGLGSQVPGTEADGYSVQSMVARKHAQELLLGMNLDPMFGPVILFGAGGTAVEVLNDTAIALPPLDDVLAGDLIDATRIGRLLAGYRDRKPADRAAIIAALNGLSQMIVDFPCLVSLDINPLLADGEGAIALDARIEIDPRRVDEPAPNPALAIRPYPAGWSRDFLSDGMSFHTRPIMPADVQLYPAFLAKISPDDLRLRFLSPRRNFPDQMLKRLTQLDYDRDIAFVALETDTGALAAIGRLSCDPDHRTGEYALLVRSDLQGHGLGWALLKQIIDYASAERIGRIEGIILNENSKMLTMCRELGFSIAHHPSEPGLSVATLEVR, from the coding sequence ATGACAATCCGAAATCTTGAATACGCCGTCTTCCCGAGATCCGTCGCTGTTGTCGGCGCGTCCGGGCGCGTGGGCTCGGTCGGTCGCGTTGTCTTCGGCAACATCGTCGGGGGCGGCTTCGAGGGCGAGATCTGGCCGGTCAACCCGAAACATTCACAGGTGGCCGGCCATCGATGCTGGGCAAAGGTTGCCGACCTTCCAGGCATTCCCGATCTTGCCGTGATTGTGACCCCTCCAGAAACTGTTCCCGGCATCGTGCGCGAGCTGGCCGAGAAAGGTGCGCAAGCGGCCGTCGTCATTACCGCAGGGCTCAATCACGAGAACGGTCTGCGCCAGGCAATGCTCGACGCGGCTAAACCCTCGCTTATGCGGATCATCGGGCCGAACACAGTCGGGTTGATGGTCCCTCCAGCAAAGCTGAACGCCAGTTTCGCCCACATGGCGGCCGAGCCTGGGAATATCGCCCTGATTTCGCAATCTGGCGCAATCGCCACGTCGCTGATCGATTGGGCGGCCGAGAACAATGTTGGCTTTTCCCGGATCATCTCGCTCGGCGACATGGCCGACGTCGACGTCGGCGATTGCCTCGACATGCTGGCGGGCGATTTTCACACGCGAGCGATTGTGATGTATCTCGAAACGATACCCAATCCACGCAAGTTCATGTCGGCCGCGCGGGCAGCGGCGCGCCTCAAGCCGGTCATCGCTATCAAACCCGGACGACACGAACAGGCAGCTAAGGCGGCAGCGACCCACACCGGTGCGCTTTCGGGCGTGGATAGGGTAGTGGACGCGGCATTGCGGAGAGCAGGGGTGCTGCGCGTAAAAGACCTCGCCGAATTGCTCGATGCCGCCGAAACTATCGCGCGCTACTCTCCGCTCGAGCGGGCGCGGGTCGGCATCGTCACCAATGGTGGCGGTGCCGGGGTTCTCGCGGTCGACAAGCTGGTCGACCGTGGAGGCGAGTTGGCCGTGCCCGCGCCGTCGACGATCGAGCGGCTGAACCGCTTCCTGCCACCGACCTGGTCGCATGCAAACCCGATCGACATCGTCGGTGATGCAGCGCCGGAGCGCTACGGGGCGGCACTCGAAGCCATGGCGGCAGATTCCGGAACGGACGTCATCCTGGTCATGAACTGTCCCACCGGGCTAGGTTCCTCGCCCGACGCGGCCAGGAAGGTGGCCGAACTTGGGGACGCAGGTGAGATCGGAGGAAAACCGCTCCTCGCATGCTGGCTCGGCGAGCATACCGCGCGCGAGGGCCGGCGTATCCTGACTGAAGCTGGCATTGCCAGTTTCGAAACGCCGGAGGATGCAGCAATCGCGGCTTTCTATCTCGGCGAATGGTCGCAAGCCCAGCGGGCACTCTTGCGGACACCGTCCGGCCAGCGGGAGGGCGTGGTGGACGGCAAGGCGACAGCGCAGCCAATTTTCCGGCAAGTCGCAAGTGAGGGTCGGCGCATGCTGACGGAACCGGAAGCAAAATCGGCAATCGCCGCTTACGGCATTCAGGTGCCGCGGACGATTGTTGCCCACTCCGCCGCCGAAGTGTCTCAGGCAGCCAGCCAGCTTCTCGAAACGTCGGAAAGAGTTGTCGTCAAATTGCTGTCAAGGACGGTTTCACACAAGTCGGACGTCGGTGGCGTGGTCCTCGACATTGCGACTGCCGAGGAGGCTGAAGAGGCCGCGAAGTCGATCGAGACAGGCCTGGGATCGCAGGTGCCCGGGACAGAGGCGGACGGCTACAGCGTGCAAAGCATGGTCGCGCGCAAGCACGCGCAGGAGCTCCTCCTGGGCATGAACCTCGATCCGATGTTCGGCCCGGTCATCCTGTTTGGCGCCGGCGGCACCGCGGTCGAGGTTCTGAACGACACCGCGATCGCCCTGCCTCCGCTCGACGACGTGCTCGCCGGAGACCTGATCGACGCGACCCGGATAGGCCGCCTGCTTGCTGGCTATCGTGATCGCAAGCCGGCCGATCGGGCAGCGATCATCGCCGCGCTGAACGGCTTGTCGCAAATGATCGTCGACTTTCCTTGCCTGGTCTCTCTCGACATCAATCCGCTGCTGGCGGACGGAGAGGGCGCGATTGCGCTCGACGCCCGCATCGAGATCGATCCGCGACGCGTGGATGAACCGGCACCGAACCCGGCCCTTGCCATAAGACCCTATCCCGCAGGGTGGAGCCGTGACTTTCTGTCGGACGGTATGTCTTTCCACACCCGGCCAATCATGCCGGCGGACGTCCAGCTCTATCCCGCGTTCCTGGCCAAGATTTCGCCAGACGACCTGCGGCTGCGTTTCCTCTCACCGCGCAGGAACTTCCCGGACCAGATGCTGAAGCGGCTCACACAGCTCGACTATGATCGCGACATCGCCTTCGTCGCGCTCGAAACGGATACGGGCGCGCTGGCCGCAATCGGCAGACTTTCCTGCGACCCGGATCACAGGACCGGCGAATATGCCTTGCTTGTGCGATCGGACCTGCAGGGCCATGGTCTGGGATGGGCCTTGCTGAAACAGATCATCGACTATGCGAGCGCTGAACGCATTGGCCGGATCGAGGGCATAATCCTCAACGAGAACAGCAAGATGCTCACAATGTGCCGCGAGTTGGGTTTCTCGATTGCGCACCACCCCAGCGAGCCCGGCCTGTCGGTGGCGACGCTGGAAGTCAGATAG